One Purpureocillium takamizusanense chromosome 1, complete sequence genomic window carries:
- the YIP3 gene encoding Prenylated Rab acceptor 1 (COG:U~TransMembrane:2 (o72-104i124-149o)~EggNog:ENOG503P2BT), with amino-acid sequence MARIQIPLDALTSRLNLGDRFQGLRSGPLSGRFSNLRPVSEFFDFKRFAKPSNFGEMQSRVNYNLSHFSSNYAVVFAMLSIYALLTNWLLLFDIILVVAGMFLIGRLEGRDLEIGTFRATSSQLYTGLLIVAVPLGLIASPFSTLLWLIGASGVAILGHASFMDKPIDEAFSGEAV; translated from the coding sequence ATGGCCCGCATCCAGATTCCTCTCGACGCCCTGACGTCGCGTCTGAACCTCGGGGACCGATTCCAGGGCCTCCGCTCCGGTCCCCTCAGTGGGCGATTCTCCAACCTGCGGCCCGTCTCCGAGTTCTTCGACTTCAAGCGCTTCGCGAAGCCCTCCAACTTTGGAGAGATGCAGTCCCGTGTCAATTATAACCTCAGCCACTTCTCCAGCAACTATGCCGTTGTATTTGCCATGCTGAGCATCTACGCTCTGCTCACCAACTGGCTGCTTCTCTTCgacatcatcctcgtcgttgctggcATGTTCCTCATCGGTCGTCTCGAAGGGCGCGACCTCGAGATCGGCACCTTCCGCGCCACTTCGTCGCAGCTGTACACGGGtctgctcatcgtcgccgtgcccctGGGTCTGatcgcctcgcccttctcGACCCTTCTCTGGTTGATTGGCGCTTCCGGTGTGGCCATCCTCGGCCACGCATCGTTTATGGACAAACCGATCGATGAGGCTTTTTCCGGGGAGGCGGTCTAG
- a CDS encoding uncharacterized protein (COG:U~EggNog:ENOG503P27Z), whose protein sequence is MGGVQELDTEDEDGAAARGLGLSARRNTRFVSDSLRFTGIDLGDRTSGTLRRRRLGDSEETDEDGSSSSRSDDIGDDDSAYGEEPAPLAIEDREESLVQSALRRISKAQAKGKADVKLSKEELGALERRRKRMQEEEERRRQASSSGGDRKKKKKEQRVAVPLSQLEPISRKKTTKAPPQSQPPPRHASAGDLPQGHGYPPAGFFPPPSSSRPRPRSGTTSSRPPSRAHDERGSSPFQYEYVPRTSSSNRHISDSVARPRSSRGSPRMEPLVLGARSNLDPFQFQTAGPRAAYAASAVGSSRRYVSGPAEMMYDSHRRRSAAPGSSLHASHRKSYGDETSEESQGSEDSSDDRGNAAHVGEHSGRRGDADIVVEVSPEPEPEPPPPLPPVTKKKSSSPVKKKSSSGSRRKRR, encoded by the exons ATGGGGGG GGTTCAGGAATTGGATacggaggatgaggatggcgcgGCCGCACGTGGCCTTGGGCTGTCTGCGAGGCGTAACACGCGATTTGTTAGCGATTCTCTTCGGTTCACGGGTATAGACTTGGGCGATCGGACAAGCGgcacgctgcgccgccggcgtttGGGCGACTCGGAAGAAACCGACGAAGATggctcctcttcttctcgaaGCGACGATattggcgacgacgatagTGCGTATGGCGAAGAGCCGGCACCGCTTGCCATCGAGGACCGGGAAGAGTCTTTGGTGCAATCCGCGCTCCGGCGCATCAGCAAGGCCCAAgccaagggcaaggctgACGTCAAACTCAGCAAGGAGGAGCTCGGGGCCCTTGAGCGCAGACGCAAGCGCAtgcaggaagaggaggagaggcggaGACAGGCttccagcagcggcggcgaccgcaagaagaagaagaaggagcagcGGGTTGCCGTACCGCTCTCGCAACTCGAACCGATATCTCGCAAGAAGACGACCAAGGCTCCGCCCCAAtctcagcctcctcctcgacacgCATCCGCTGGAGACTTGCCCCAGGGACATGGCTATCCGCCAGCCGGGTTCTTTCCGCCTCCATCCtcttctcgccctcggccgcgatcCGGGACAACTTCTTCAAGGCCACCTAGTCGCGCCCATGACGAGCGCGGCTCATCTCCGTTCCAATACGAGTATGTGCCGCGAACGTCATCTTCCAACAGGCACATTTCCGACTCGGTGGCCCGACCCCGGTCGTCTCGAGGCTCTCCGCGTATGGAGCCTTTGGTTCTGGGAGCTCGCTCCAACCTTGACCCTTTTCAATTCCAGACTGCCGGACCTCGCGCAGCGTACGCTGCCAGTGCCGTTGGGTCATCCAGACGGTACGTTTCTGGACCTGCTGAGATGATGTACGACTCGCATCGGAGGAGAAGCGCAGCCCCCGGGAGTAGCCTTCACGCATCTCACCGCAAGAGCTACGGCGATGAGACGAGCGAGGAGAGTCAAGGTAGTGaggacagcagcgacgaccgCGGCAATGCGGCGCATGTTGGAGAGCATtcggggaggagaggggacGCGGACATTGTTGTGGAGGTCTCGCcggagcccgagcccgagccgccgccgcctctacCTCCGGTAACCAAaaagaagtcgtcgtcgccggtcAAGAAGAAGTCGAGTTCTGGAAGCAGGCGGAAGAGAAGATAA
- the PEX4 gene encoding E2 ubiquitin-conjugating enzyme (COG:O~EggNog:ENOG503P6FK), translating into MSSRGKSSAGAADSAKTATKRLIKELDVWRKEQREEQGIERLGPVSEDNLLEWEAVINGRGIGCGYDAGRWLLSISVPAAYPLQPPKMRFATPVVHPNIALATGEICLDLLKDAWTPAYSVLECVRAVRMLLGCPETDSPLNVDVAALLRQGDILGTRKLVECWCADDGGRYDGP; encoded by the exons ATGTCGTCCCGCGGCAAGTCCTcggccggtgccgccgactcggccaagacggcgacCAAGCGGCTCATCAAAGAGCTCGACGTGTGGCGCAAGGAGCAGCGTGAGGAGCAGGGCATCGAGCGCCTCGGGCCCGTCTCCGAGGACAACCTGCTCGAGTGGGAGGCCGTCATCAACGGGCGCGGCATCGGCTGCGGCTACGACG CCGGCCGCTGGCTCCTCAGCATctccgtccccgccgcctaCCCTCTGCAGCCGCCCAAGATGCGCTTCGCCACCCCCGTCGTGCACCCCAACATTGCGCTCGCGACGGGCGAGATCTgcctcgacctgctcaaGGACGCGTGGACGCCCGCCTACAGCGTGCTCGAGTGcgtgcgcgccgtccgcaTGCTCCTCGGCTGCCCCGAGACCGACTCCCCCCTCAACGTcgatgtcgccgccctgctgcgtcAGGGCGACATCCTGGGCACGcgcaagctcgtcgagtGCTGGTgcgcggacgacggcggccggtATGATGGGCCTTga
- the MNN9 gene encoding Initiation-specific alpha-1,6-mannosyltransferase (CAZy:GT62~EggNog:ENOG503NUK3~COG:G): MARPMGSVRLKKANPVTLLLGAVLCIFIFFFLVSPSSPGPTRRVPSVTAEHHLSPPTSPYKKPSGRAGTELGPPPVTRYNLNHVTVTSNPVQNREHILILTPMARFYQKYWDNLLRLSYPHELITLGFILPKTKEGNAATAALQQQIEKTQKRGPEKDRFKSIIILRQDFDPALASQDESERHKMSNQKARRAVMAKARNSLLFTTLGPATSWVLWLDSDVVESPPTLIQDLAKHDKPLIVANCFQRYYNEEKKKLDERPYDYNSWQDSDIAKNMAATMGPDDILLEGYAEMATYRTLMAHMASEGGDTDLVVPLDGVGGTALLVKADVHRDGAMFPPFAFYHLIETEGFARMAKRLGWQPYGLPNYKVYHYNE, translated from the exons ATGGCTCGACCCATGGGGTCAGTCCGTCTCAAGAAGGCGAACCCTGTGACCCTCCTTCTTGGTGCCGTCCTCTgcatcttcatcttcttTTTCCTCGTCTCGCCCTCCAGCCCCGGCCCGACGCGTCGCGTCCCTTCAGTTACGGCCGAGCATCATCTTTCGCCGCCTACGTCGCCGTACAAGAAGCCCAGCGGACGGGCCGGCACCGAGcttgggccgccgcccgtcacaAGATACAACCTTAATCATGTCACCGTCACGTCCAACCCGGTGCAGAATCGCGAGCACATCCTGATTCTGACCCCGATGGCGCGATTCTATCAAAAGTACTGGGACAACCTGCTGCGATTGAGCTACCCCCACGAGCTCATCACCCTCGGTTTCATCCTCCCCAAGACGAAGGAAGGCAACgcagccacggccgcccTACAGCAGCAGATCGAGAAGACGCAGAAGCGCGGGCCTGAAAAGGACCGGTTCAAGAGCATTATCATCCTGCGGCAGGATTTCGATCCTGCCCTTGCCTCACAGGATGAGAGCGAGCGCCACAAGATGTCGAACCAAAAGGCGCGCCGAGCCGTCATGGCCAAAGCGCGCAACTCGCTGCTCTTTACCACGCTCGGCCCAGCCACCTCTTGGGTGCTGTGGCTCGATTCCGATGTCGTCGAGTCCCCGCCTACCCTGATTCAGGATCTTGCGAAGCACGACAAAcccctcatcgtcgccaactGCTTCCAGCGATACTACAatgaggagaagaagaagttGGACGAGCGGCCTTACGACTACAACAGCTGGCAGGACAGCGACATTGCCAAGAATATGGCAGCCACCATGGGCCCTGACGACATTCTATTAGAAGGATACGCGGAGATGGCGACATATCGCACTCTGATGGCGCATATGGCTTCCGAGGGAGGCGATACGGACCTCGTTGTCCCTCTCGATGGCGTTGGTGGCACAGCCCTCCTGGTCAAAGCCGATGTtcaccgcgacggcgccatgtTCCCGCCCTTTGCTTTTTATCACCTCATTGAGACGGAGGGATTTGCGCGCATGGCAAAGCGCTTAGGATGGCAACCATATGGCCTTCCCAACTACAAG GTCTACCACTATAACGAATAA
- a CDS encoding uncharacterized protein (COG:A~EggNog:ENOG503P273): MADKMDRGLDEIIADTRSSGPRNRRGGGDRRRDRNDYPRDGVRKSTRSEPRAIDSEWVHDRYEENNSRRAPAPRRRRESPGRSEPTGSKLKVENIHYDLTEEDLDELFARIGPVVRLQLLYDRAGRSDGTAYVTYEHRDDALDAIRQFDGANANGQPIRLTLMPSRNPFDTAVMPGRPLAERISAPGDRPRSLSPRRRYDEGDAARKGIDRYIPGGGNRSRSPMPPRRGGRRPGGRRDGGAPKEQDGGRGGRGNPRTKKTQEELDAEMEDYFGGGSGGVAATGSEAPNGSAPAPAAHEDMDMIE; encoded by the exons ATGGCCGACAAAATGGACCGCGGTCTGGATGAGATTATCGCAGACACG cgcagcagcggtccCCGAAacagacgcggcggcggcgaccgtAGACGCGATCGCAACGACTACCCTCGCGACGGCGTAAGAAAG TCCACCCGAAGCGAGCCTAGAGCCATCGATAG CGAGTGGGTTCACGATCGCTACGAAGAGAACA ACTCCCGCAGAGCTCCTgctccccgtcgccgtcgcgaaTCACCCGGTCGTAG CGAGCCCACTGGGTCGAAATTGAAGGTCGAAAACATTCACTATGACCTGACAGAAGAAGATTTGGAT GAATTGTTTGCCAGGATCGGTCCTGTAGtgcgcctccagctcctctaCGACCGCGCAGGACGTTCCGATGGCACAGCCTACGTGACATACGAGCACCgagacgatgcgctcgacgCTATCCGCCAGTTTGACGGTGCAAATGCGAACG GCCAACCGATCCGACTGACGCTGATGCCGTCGCGAAACCCATTCGATACGGCTGTAATGCCTGGCCGCCCCTTGGCAGAGAGAATCTCAGCCCCCGGCGATAGACCTCGTTCGCTgtcaccacggcgccgatacgacgagggcgacgcagCACGGAAGGGCATTGATAGGTACATTCCAGGCGGTGGCAATCGCTCCAGAAGTCCCATGCCTCCCCGCCGTGGGGGGCGTCGTCCTGGCGGCAGGCGTGATGGTGGCGCCCCCAAAGAACAGGATGggggtcgcggcggtcgaggaaACCCGAGGACTAAGAAGACTCAGGAGGAACTCGACGCTGAGATGGAGGAttactttggcggcggcagtggtggtgtcgccgcAACGGGGTCCGAGGCGCCAAACGGCAGTGCGCCGGCTCCAGCTGCGCACGAGGATATGGACATGATTGAGTAG
- a CDS encoding uncharacterized protein (EggNog:ENOG503P12I~COG:S) — protein MADDAGPLVVGILSLGDMGAGIARLLKARGFLVATNCQGRRFVVERTIAFVRVMMLTLFTSQDTVDRAKDAGIEVLSSDLDLVQRCAVILSVLPPRDAEATAQRVADALSGQHRKEPLYFVDLNAVSPSTCKGMASLFQRSQVPVRFIDGCILGGPPRLRAGGGAAAPDSLQNKDSDAEWRRPDIPVSGPDSLSSLGPEGERLASVLNFRSISPDIGAASGLKMCFASIAKGFTALVTQSFTTAERLGVAAELKHELADILPNHLATAERSVPDMPPKAYRWVREMEEIADTMHEEGGWSRDLFRGVAGVYKAVADDEVLGKEKVGKRSRGTTLEDVAAAMAEGLERKKKKTE, from the coding sequence ATGGCAGACGATGCTGGCCCACTCGTTGTGGGCATATTGTCCTTGGGCGACATGGGCGCCGGGATCGCGAGGTTGCTCAAGGCGCGGGGCTTTCTCGTTGCAACAAATTGCCAAGGCCGGAGGTTTGTCGTGGAGCGGACGATTGCCTTCGTGCGAGTGATGATGCTGACCCTGTTTACCAGCCAAGACACGGTAGACCGGGCCAAGGATGCCGGCATTGAAGTGCTGTCCTCGGACCTGGACCTTGTCCAGCGCTGCGCCGTCATCTTGTCGGTCTTGCCCCCCCGAgatgccgaggccaccgCCCAGCGGGTTGCCGATGCGCTCTCGGGTCAGCATCGCAAAGAGCCTCTCTACTTTGTCGACCTCAACGCGGTATCGCCATCGACCTGCAAGGGTATGGCGTCATTGTTCCAGAGGTCCCAGGTCCCTGTGCGCTTCATCGACGGATGCATTCttggcgggccgccgcgcctccgggcgggcggcggcgcggcggcaccggaCTCTCTGCAGAACAAGGACTCGGATGccgagtggcggcggccagacATCCCAGTCTCCGGTCCCGACTCGCTGTCATCTCTAGGTCCGGAAGGGGAGCGGCTCGCCTCGGTGCTCAACTTTCGGTCTATATCGCCCGACATCGGCGCCGCGAGCGGGCTCAAGATGTGCTTTGCCTCCATCGCCAAGGGCTTCACCGCGCTCGTCACGCAGTCCTTCACCACGGCGGAacgcctcggcgtcgccgccgagctgaaGCACGAGCTGGCGGACATCCTGCCCAACCACCTGGCCACCGCGGAGCGGAGCGTGCCCGACATGCCGCCCAAGGCGTACAGGTGGGTGCGCGAGATGGAGGAGATTGCGGACACGATGCACGAGGAGGGCGGTTGGAGCAGGGACCTGTTCcggggcgtggcgggcgtgtacaaggccgtcgccgatgacgaggtgCTTGGCAAGGAGAAGGTTGGGAAGAGAAGCAGGGGCACGACCCTGGAGGATGTtgcggcggccatggctgaggGCCTTGAAcgcaaaaagaagaagactGAGTAG
- a CDS encoding uncharacterized protein (EggNog:ENOG503P4V5), protein MGPCTHFRGLRSLRRHRFLVDIQRLYSSSVTSKQTRFSYFLSAHTEDYGHLFSKLEESGILDNPDGHDAAVILATPNFARQMESSDVVGRFAKALSGASGVGHFHVLCAIVDHVTPALGESGKMHGISILRGRLDETLPELWLPSPPRSRDDVESVAALAINLGSPWVTLPLARTTFHNNRASTLLASRFDLTQGEPELAQSAEKHSQRINVSLDEPLQSTSELGLWAPLSPITRARVVTESFGNIVRGVEVDGKSQPASTELEDSVNTMFKYRTSTTAGPMGVWAMVSPVAEPDNAPDPTPILKGKGATRDAVEITSKYIQGEFSSGGHLYQILSGGGGWGPKKGLLSLDPQQTHFSPSEEEEMARFMQTMEKNSGFAPPGSQIQFFIPAQAPPEDVLSTASGVVFGVPGDAEASKDAEVPEAGYLVDGHFGGLSSKGVFVSGPSATPSGPTEESKISVPNSRVFAARADGEGSGFLGFLGAGELADAGTAALI, encoded by the exons ATGGGACCCTGCACTCACTTCCGGGGCCTGAGAAGCCTGCGGCGTCATCGATTTTTGGTTGACATTCAACGTCTGTACTCCAGCAGCGTGACGAGCAAACAGACACGATTCTCCTACTTTCTGTCGGCACACACTGAG GACTATGGTCACCTTTTTTCTAAGCTCGAGGAAAGCGGCATCCTGGACAACCCCGACGgacatgatgccgccgtgaTCCTGGCAACCCCCAACTTCGCCAGACAGATGGAGAGCAGCGATGTGGTGGGACGATTCGCCAAGGCGCTCTCCGGGGCATCTGGTGTTGGACATTTTCATGTTCTCTGTGCGATAGTGGACCATGTGACGCCGGCGCTTGGCGAATCTGGCAAGATGCATGGCATCTCGATCCTCCGAGGGCGGCTGGACGAGACCCTTCCCGAGCTGTGGctgccgtcaccgccgagaTCCAgagacgacgtcgagtccGTGGCGGCTCTGGCCATCAATCTTGGTAGCCCCTGGGTGACTCTTCCCCTTGCGCGGACTACCTTTCACAATAACCGGGCGTCAACGCTCCTAGCATCCCGGTTTGACTTGACGCAAGGGGAGCCGGAGCTCGCACAAAGTGCCGAAAAGCATTCACAGCGTATAAATGTGTCTTTGGATGAGCCACTACAATCCACGTCCGAGCTGGGTCTGTGGGCACCACTCTCCCCGATAACCCGCGCACGAGTCGTGACGGAGAGTTTCGGAAACATCGTCCGCGGCGTTGAAGTTGACGGCAAGTCGCAACCCGCGTCGACTGAGCTGGAAGACTCAGTAAACACAATGTTCAAATACAGGACGTCAACAACAGCGGGACCCATGGGCGTCTGGGCAATGGTGTCGCCGGTGGCGGAACCAGACAACGCTCCCGATCCGACCCCTATCCTGAAAGGCAAGGGGGCCACGCGAGATGCCGTGGAGATTACATCAAAGTACATCCAAGGGGAGTTTAGCTCTGGCGGACACCTTTATCAAATAT TGAGCGGTGGCGGAGGCTGGGGCCCAAAAAAAGGGCTTCTTTCGCTTGATCCGCAACAAACACACTTCTCTCCAtccgaagaggaagagatgGCTAGGTTCATGCAGACCATGGAGAAAAATTCTGGCTTTGCCCCCCCTGGGTCACAGATTCAATTTTTCATCCCCGCGCAGGCCCCCCCGGAAGACGTCTTATCCACGGCTTCGGGCGTAGTCTTTGGTGTGCCTGGAGACGCGGAAGCTTCAAAAGATGCTGAGGTCCCGGAAGCCGGCTACCTCGTGGACGGTCATTTCGGAGGGCTCTCGAGCAAGGGCGTATTTGTATCCGGACCCTCAGCAACGCCATCGGGGCCTACAGAAGAGTCCAAAATCAGCGTTCCCAACTCGCGAGTATTTGCTGCTAGggccgatggcgagggcagcggctTCCTCGGCTTTCTAGGGGCCGGAGAGCTGGCGGATGCGGGTACAGCTGCTTTGATATAG
- a CDS encoding uncharacterized protein (EggNog:ENOG503P4V5) yields the protein MESSDVVGRFAKALSGASGVGHFHVLCAIVDHVTPALGESGKMHGISILRGRLDETLPELWLPSPPRSRDDVESVAALAINLGSPWVTLPLARTTFHNNRASTLLASRFDLTQGEPELAQSAEKHSQRINVSLDEPLQSTSELGLWAPLSPITRARVVTESFGNIVRGVEVDGKSQPASTELEDSVNTMFKYRTSTTAGPMGVWAMVSPVAEPDNAPDPTPILKGKGATRDAVEITSKYIQGEFSSGGHLYQILSGGGGWGPKKGLLSLDPQQTHFSPSEEEEMARFMQTMEKNSGFAPPGSQIQFFIPAQAPPEDVLSTASGVVFGVPGDAEASKDAEVPEAGYLVDGHFGGLSSKGVFVSGPSATPSGPTEESKISVPNSRVFAARADGEGSGFLGFLGAGELADAGTAALI from the exons ATGGAGAGCAGCGATGTGGTGGGACGATTCGCCAAGGCGCTCTCCGGGGCATCTGGTGTTGGACATTTTCATGTTCTCTGTGCGATAGTGGACCATGTGACGCCGGCGCTTGGCGAATCTGGCAAGATGCATGGCATCTCGATCCTCCGAGGGCGGCTGGACGAGACCCTTCCCGAGCTGTGGctgccgtcaccgccgagaTCCAgagacgacgtcgagtccGTGGCGGCTCTGGCCATCAATCTTGGTAGCCCCTGGGTGACTCTTCCCCTTGCGCGGACTACCTTTCACAATAACCGGGCGTCAACGCTCCTAGCATCCCGGTTTGACTTGACGCAAGGGGAGCCGGAGCTCGCACAAAGTGCCGAAAAGCATTCACAGCGTATAAATGTGTCTTTGGATGAGCCACTACAATCCACGTCCGAGCTGGGTCTGTGGGCACCACTCTCCCCGATAACCCGCGCACGAGTCGTGACGGAGAGTTTCGGAAACATCGTCCGCGGCGTTGAAGTTGACGGCAAGTCGCAACCCGCGTCGACTGAGCTGGAAGACTCAGTAAACACAATGTTCAAATACAGGACGTCAACAACAGCGGGACCCATGGGCGTCTGGGCAATGGTGTCGCCGGTGGCGGAACCAGACAACGCTCCCGATCCGACCCCTATCCTGAAAGGCAAGGGGGCCACGCGAGATGCCGTGGAGATTACATCAAAGTACATCCAAGGGGAGTTTAGCTCTGGCGGACACCTTTATCAAATAT TGAGCGGTGGCGGAGGCTGGGGCCCAAAAAAAGGGCTTCTTTCGCTTGATCCGCAACAAACACACTTCTCTCCAtccgaagaggaagagatgGCTAGGTTCATGCAGACCATGGAGAAAAATTCTGGCTTTGCCCCCCCTGGGTCACAGATTCAATTTTTCATCCCCGCGCAGGCCCCCCCGGAAGACGTCTTATCCACGGCTTCGGGCGTAGTCTTTGGTGTGCCTGGAGACGCGGAAGCTTCAAAAGATGCTGAGGTCCCGGAAGCCGGCTACCTCGTGGACGGTCATTTCGGAGGGCTCTCGAGCAAGGGCGTATTTGTATCCGGACCCTCAGCAACGCCATCGGGGCCTACAGAAGAGTCCAAAATCAGCGTTCCCAACTCGCGAGTATTTGCTGCTAGggccgatggcgagggcagcggctTCCTCGGCTTTCTAGGGGCCGGAGAGCTGGCGGATGCGGGTACAGCTGCTTTGATATAG